The following proteins come from a genomic window of Natronosalvus vescus:
- a CDS encoding LUD domain-containing protein: protein MHSEHRPPLERFTAALDDLECGVTRTTRSELPAVLESVVDPPAVGVPLESVAADVSIPSWIDTDPTPATLEAATTGVTPAVLGIADYGSVLIPERPAGAEPVSLFPDTHVAVLEASAIVPDVRTAVDRLAPRLRRGESAILATGPSATADMGALVRGAHGPKHVHVIVLEDADTGDTGVENSNAGDIEEVHT from the coding sequence ATGCATAGCGAGCACCGCCCACCGCTCGAGCGGTTCACGGCCGCGCTCGATGACCTGGAGTGTGGCGTGACGAGAACGACACGGTCGGAACTGCCGGCGGTACTCGAGTCCGTCGTCGACCCACCCGCGGTCGGCGTCCCCCTCGAGTCGGTCGCCGCGGACGTCTCGATACCGTCGTGGATCGACACCGATCCGACGCCGGCGACGCTCGAGGCCGCGACCACCGGCGTCACGCCGGCCGTCCTCGGCATTGCCGACTACGGGAGCGTCCTCATTCCGGAGCGTCCGGCCGGAGCGGAACCGGTGAGCCTCTTTCCCGACACGCACGTCGCCGTCCTCGAGGCGTCGGCGATCGTCCCCGACGTCCGCACGGCGGTCGACCGCCTCGCGCCTCGGCTCCGGCGCGGGGAGAGCGCCATCCTCGCCACCGGGCCGAGCGCGACCGCCGATATGGGAGCGCTGGTTCGGGGTGCCCACGGCCCGAAGCATGTACACGTAATCGTTCTTGAAGACGCGGATACTGGGGACACAGGTGTTGAAAACTCGAATGCTGGTGACATCGAGGAGGTTCACACATGA